The Raphanus sativus cultivar WK10039 chromosome 6, ASM80110v3, whole genome shotgun sequence sequence GATTTTACACAGAGGAAGCGAGGAGAGAAAACTAAGGCCGGTGTTTTCCGGCGAGAATCTGCCCACGGTGGGCTTCCTTTCCAGCGTCACACCTTCTTCGTGGTGGTTGACTGGATTTTGGTTCCGGTTGTTCGCGTTCTCTTCGACGGAGCTTCCGGCTCTTGACTCCGACGGTGTGCTTATACTCTGGTGACCGTCCGGCTTAGATTCCGGCATCGTCACTTTTCCTGTGGTGTTGACGGCCGgtttagttttgtaaaatttcGTTGGCTCAAATCCAAGATGAGATCTCGGTTTCTATCGATGGATGCTCTCTGTGGAATTGGGTCTGGTGTTGAGTTGGATGCGTGGTAGACGCATGCCAAAGGCGAGGTCCGGTGAGGCACCGTTCAGTTGCGGTGGTTTTCTCCGGAGTTAAGAAACTGACGAAACCCTATACGGCCAATACAGTTGTTGGCGGTGGGTTTTTTGTCAGAAAAGAGATGGAGACGGGGTTCTCCGACGAGTATCAGGTGGCATACGGAGGACCGGTGATCGGAATTTGCTCCGGCGTTTGGGTCTCGATTCGAGAAGACGAGACGCGTGGTAAGCGTGTAAGGAGGGACTGGCACGTGGATGGCCGTGTGTTGATCGTGCCGCGTGGCTAGTAGTGGTGCAGTTCCCTTTAATTGGGCTTTCGGCCCACTTTTTTTAGTTGCCATAGTGTTTGGCCTTTGTAATGTTCATGGGCCTCTGACCTTTGTTTTTTTCGGTTTGGGCTTGTCCCGTTTTTGGGCCTGTcccttaataataaatatagacgaaaaaaaaaaaaagtcttatCAACTTCATGCCGACAAATAACGAATTAACGATAGACATACTATTCTTTTGCTTGTGATGGCAGTCACGTGTGATGCACATGATGTCGGTAAAATGCATACATTAGTTTTGGACCAAATTGAGTTCTTTGGTTgagtgtttaattagattattcATATATGAATAGTGTTGTGTTTATTAGGCCATTCATAACTTGTCggcaaacacttttttttttgtgtttttggcTAGGGGGCTATACGTTACGATTAATAGTAAATGTGTGTGTTTAGATATATTCGTCTTATCTCTTGTgccaaaaagaaagaatgataCATTCGTCCTTCATTGGTAACTTAAATGtgttaaattaaataaagagCACATCACTAGAATCGAGAGAAATTTTGAGAGACAATCGGAACACAATGATTAAGGTCAATAGTCCAAATAATTTTTACCCTTGAAAACACAATCATTAAAGCtgttagattttctttttaacatcGAGGTCGTTAGTTAATTCCATCAGTAACCTTATTGACATTTTATCTGTCCACACATACATGAGTGCGTATAAGAAGATCATACAGATGTTTACATGTTGTCACATGGAGCAAAACGCGTAGTGTCTTGTACTCGATCGCTATAGTCTACTGGGACTTGTCATGTCTTCGTCGTTTCCTTAGCTAATGGATTTTTCGCCtttcacattatatatatatgctttccAGAACTTCgagttttgtatttatattattcaTAAAGTACACAACAAAACATACGTCAGACGAAAATGATACTACATATTCGTCGCTTCCCGGTGCGAGCGAGAAAGATTAACAAGGACCTTCTCATTCTTGAGCACAGGCCAGCACAATTGTTTTACGtgttttaagttaaaaaattaGTCCTTTGAAATTTGTGCTTATTAATTTGAACTACTAATATATACTATCTGTGTTGAAGGaaaaagaatatacaaaatcCGGAGATAGATAgaaacttatatttatatataaataatttgaaatttaaaaaatttgaaatcataGAATATTtagagactttttttttgtaacacatagAATATTTAGAGACATTGCCAAAGATCTTTTAGAGCTACTAAGATATACCAAAGGTGAATGCAAAACGTAGTATGAAGCAGATATAAGAACTCCAGCATCCAATAATAGCTAAGCCTTGTACTTGCTAAGCATTTGTTTAATGGATGGATCATATACTTCTGACATAAAGTTCAGCGGATATAAATAGGTTTGGAGATATGAATAGGAAATAATGAATGACTTGGGGTAAGGTATCAAATGAGGCATACCTTTGCAGATGGAATTAGAAATACTAATATAAGCGAAGAAAAATATGCTTCAATTAACATGCAAGCTCTTTAGAACGAATTTTAAGTACATACTTTCAATAATTCATGAGTCAGTGGTATGGCCAGGCTTTTCGAAATAAGTGAAAGAGTTACCTTCACTAGAAAGCTAATTTCAGAGCTTCAAGGTTGTCTACCTTCTATGGACAAAACGAGACACCCGATTCATTAGCCAAAATTACACATATTTTTGTAGAGTATTACTTCAGCCATTTCAAAATAATGCATATTCTAAAATTTtcacaattattaaaaaatactaaaattcttgacaataaatgtattattttatattttaattatttactataattttagccaatcaaaatttaataaaatttaaaatttgctaTTATtacatacattaaaaatataaaatatgaatcttttaaaaacagatatttaaaaaaaaaaacatagatcaTTGCTTGTTTTATTCCAGATTCTCATATCACCTCTTGTTTGAGTgatatatcaatttttaatgttaaaatgatatatttagatttataaaaatatatttaaaatcagctcgtttaactattttttttaaacaactaTTTTATTACTTAAATTTGAAATAGTTTAACTAGCTAAACcagaataaaataattaaggaATCGAAGAATTTTGGTCGAACCGTTTAACTATTGAAATACAAGAAACATGAGTGTGATTCTGGGACACTTGCACTGCTTGTCCCCTAATTAGATCGAAGAATTCGCAAAATGTCAAATTCTAAAGTTCAAGATGTCGAATTCTTTGTTACACCGAAACTCTAGTAGCATTGTGCTTGTGACGCTATATATATTTCTGGGTAAAACTTTGGTATGTTATATACTGGATTTTCCATTCGGTGGGGGATCGGTATCTTTAAGAcatactttttctttctttgttgtaATGTACTCTTTTCGGGTGGACgaaatataacaaaattatataataaaagtatatctaacaaaattatattcaagccattaaatataaaatgcatCTCAATTAACTCCTCCTTGTTAGCGGTAGGAGAAGATTCTTTAAATCTTAATACAACCTCTCTTTTATCTAATATCCCTCATAATACTAATACGTAACATGTTTGACAAATTTGAAGCAGTTCCCTTACGTGCTTATACATGATTGGTTGACTTAGacaaattatttaaactttCCATATCATATCCTTAAGTCTTTAATATGAATATGGAAGTAACTACTAAAGCGCTTTAAAATGAGCTAATAATACCAGAAGTTATGATCATGACCAAAGAGGATCCCACCACGACATTGATGAGTTATTGTTGTTGGTGTCCTCAAGGAATCCCAAATCATTGGTCACTTCATCGGGGCTACTAATGAGCTCGTCACCACTATCAAATGAACTCTCAAAGGACATATTCTGGTGTCCTTCTTGTGCTGATAACTTTGTTTGTTCCATTTTATATAATAGCTCTAGCAGATCTGATCTTTGGAGATGCATGCTCACTAGTTCTACTTGAGTTTTAGCAAGTTGTGCTTGAAGCTCACTCACTTGTCTCTGCAAATGGTAAATTGCACCTGCACAACCGTAAACTGGATCTCTCATCCTAGCTCCTGCTTCATAAACCATGCTATTAACCGCATCTGTTCTTTGAGATTCCGGAAGTTCCTGATaccaataacaaaaaaaaacataatcaaataaTCTTTCACTAAAACATGATTTTCTAGAAGAGGATACAAAAGTCTTGGACATTTTGTGGAACGTGGATTGTAGCATAAATGTtgtatatttgaaattttatatttattattttaaatgtgtatttGACCATGAAGAAATGGTACTTGACTTTTACAATGAAGAAATGGTACTTGACTTTTACAAAGGTGAATGAAAAGGAATTGTTGAGATAGACATGTAAATTATACATACGACTTTTTAagtgttatattatttttatgttgaacATGTGTATTATAGTGAGAGGCTGCATGTAGCTTTGAGGAAGGGCTGTTATTGACCTTTCATTCCATTGTAGGGCCTGGTTCCGGTCACATGACTTATGAACCCATTATTGTTCAACAACTAGACTTTTAACAACTTTAACTTCCTTTTCACATTTTGAAAatcagatttatttttttgattgagaaatgttttttaattatttttgtacaaAGAACAAAGCACTTGGTTTAATATTAActactaaaagaaaatataacgcttatgatataaatattattttattaataaccaCAAGATATAGTTTGTATTAGTTTTCCTCATCATAATTGTGATGTGAATTAATAACCCAATGTAAAATATATGCTCATGTACAAACGTGTGTGATGACTGATGACATAAACATAGGAAATACTCACGTGTGACAAGTAATAAACTAGAAAAGTACCTGCAAGAACTTGATAATGTTGCTAGCTCCGAAAACACGGTGGGCGATTGTGAACTTAGCCGGATCCGTCGGAGGAAAATACGGCGCCAAAACACATTTCTCGGCGCACCGCCGTCGCAAAATTTTGCAAGCCGCGCAAGGACTTAGCACCACCGGCGGTTGTGGCGGCTGCTGCGGCGAAAGAGACGGCGGAGGTGAAGAAGTGGGAGAAGGAGAGCTGACGGGAGTGGTGGTTTCTGACGCGGAGACGACAGCGACTGCGGAGGAAGTAGGTGTTGCCGTGGAAGTGCTACCGATACTCTCCACCTTTAGCATGATTCTTGAATTCTAAGGGGCTAAACTgataatttatattcttttggGTTAATTAGATAAAAAGATTTAGTTTATGAGCGAAAGTGGAGTGAAGTGATTTATGGTGAGGAAGATTGTGGGTGTATATATAGGGAGAAAGACAGAGGAGAATGATAACGTGACGTCATATTTTTGAGTTATGACGCAAAATTTTCGTTAggactaaaatttatttttgagcACTGTTTGGAatcatttattttctatatttacgATGGCTGCTAAATTCTTCTTGCGCTTTTCAGTTTCAACGGTTGATTGACTTAGGCAGCTCAATTAAATCATTTCTGCATTCGCATTTAGACAACACTTCTTCTGTTTAAATTAACGATGGCTGCTAAATTCTTCTTGCGCTTTTCAGTTTCAACGGTTGATTGACTTAGGCAGCTCAATTAAATCATTTCTGCATTCGCATTTAGACAACACTTCTTctgtttaaattaaattattctcAAAGTAGTCTTTAAAAGGGAGTAATCAGTTCCCCGTTTACACATCTCCCTGATATACTCTTTTTTTAGTTAATCGGTGTGAAAAGTACAAATTCATTCCTTATTatctttgatttgttttagGGTGCCAAACCATCCAAATATGGATTAATGACACTGTTGAGTAACTTGAGTTTCTAACTAGTTTTGTATCCAACtcaatttgaaaagaaaaatatatatattgcacGCTGGCATTAACGATTAACGAGTTAAAGTGATTTTCAATGTGAAAACCAATCTAGTTTCGATAGGGATTCTATACAATATCACTTCACTATCTAGAGACCTGTGAGAGAAtaccaaataataaaatatgtggataattacaaaaatgaaatatactGGCAACTATGCTTTTATGTCTTCTTGCTAATTTTTCATAGCTTCAGACAAGATTCGTCTATGCTTCTAGAATTGTAAGAAATGAATCTATAAATCATCAACCTaatattcgatttttttttctgttgttaCCATCGGTATCTGACaagtatatatttgtataaatctCTGTGACTAGTATACATCTAGTCAGAACCGGTCTTGAGATTTACATTTTTACTTAAGGCCGCAATCAAAAAGTGGAAAAATGGCtggttttgtatatttttcagAAATATTGGCTGTTTTTAAAGGTTACATTTTTATGTGAAATTTGAGGCTGCAAGCGGATGCTTCCTTTGCTTGGCCTCAAAGCAGCCTCTGCATCTAGTATAGATGAACCTAGAGTCGGTACACAGAAAAAAGTCTGTCAAAAACTATTttcataaaacattttaatgGGATTTAAGAGCTCTaaacgtttttaaaatttattttatatttcatttatcaTAAGATATGTGTTCTTAATATGTTTGATATTATAAAACACGAACTTCCTTCagaaatatataaagtttaattagttaaaattaatgTGAGTTATAAATGGATAAAACATAAGGTTATATCATCTTCAACCATTTCCGGCATGAATCAAATTTTCACTTCTACAAGACTTAGGCTCTCTCTTCAACTAGTCATATCGCCAAATTTTGTGGTTCTCAACCCCTTTTCTCACTGTCATCATGCTTAACCTGACCAGAGTATCTTCTATAATAAGTAAACCTAATTTGAcagattttgattaaaaaagaGGTAATCTCATCAGGTTCACTGACAACTCAAGCCCTTCTCCGCCTTTGGTATTCACAAGTGACAAGAAGAAAGGTTGCAAAGTCGGGGGTCATcgtaataaaaacatataaattgtcaaaaatttacaaaaaaaaaatcaaacataaaaatacCGCACCTTTTTTTAAGCGAGgatcaaaatttaatgatattcttaaaataatatcataaaagtgacaattttaaaaaatttcattttatcaaccatgcataaatttaaatttgaaaaacttCTCTTTATTCTTATTGTTTTCgctttaacttttataattattactATCTTTGTAACTAAGTTCTTAAATGATTCCAGCGAGACTTTTGCACGTTTGGAGTTAACAGATTGTAAATTTGGTTTTGTGATCCGTAAACGGAAATAACGTCTCATAGAAAGATTGATCACGGTAATGTGATATAAGGAAATTAACACAACAAGCCAAGTTGTTATTTAGGTTGCCTCATATTTTCTTATTAgaaatttctttctttttgttttcttttacttataTTGGGTCTGTATAATTTTGTAAGACTTTTGATGTTTGAACTAATGAGTTATATATGCAGGTGGTAGGAAATATCCGAACGAAAATAGTCGTTAATTATgaaactttttcttttataatttaagaATTTTAGACGAagttgacaaagaaaaagaaagaaaataatttttgcaCCAGTGATCTTGTCTTTACTATGCGAGTTATAGTTATAGACCTGTATCCACTTCTTTGAATGTTTTCATTGAGACACGACATACTTCATTAACGAAAGACTTCAGCTTAACTTAAGCTATCTACAATCAAACTCCGTAATACTATTTTAT is a genomic window containing:
- the LOC108806553 gene encoding LOB domain-containing protein 11 gives rise to the protein MLKVESIGSTSTATPTSSAVAVVSASETTTPVSSPSPTSSPPPSLSPQQPPQPPVVLSPCAACKILRRRCAEKCVLAPYFPPTDPAKFTIAHRVFGASNIIKFLQELPESQRTDAVNSMVYEAGARMRDPVYGCAGAIYHLQRQVSELQAQLAKTQVELVSMHLQRSDLLELLYKMEQTKLSAQEGHQNMSFESSFDSGDELISSPDEVTNDLGFLEDTNNNNSSMSWWDPLWS